One genomic region from Xyrauchen texanus isolate HMW12.3.18 chromosome 4, RBS_HiC_50CHRs, whole genome shotgun sequence encodes:
- the LOC127636572 gene encoding surfeit locus protein 1-like isoform X8 has protein sequence MLYTTVIISPKRTLFVTRHGLFRREDAQVLQCKLGRFSRQSSSTVAGTEKSEDSFLKWFLLLIPATTFCLGTWQLKRRKWKLELIRELQSLTNSEPIPLPVDPMEMKELEYRRVKVRGCFDHSKELYVLPRSPVDPDREAREAGRISSSGESGANVITPFYCTDLGITILVNRGYVPKNKIRPETRMKGQVTKEVDLVGVVRLTEQRKPFVPQNYVEANKWYFRDLEAMAKVTGAEEIFIDAVFDSTIPGGPIGGQTRVTLRNEHMQYVITWYGLCAATSYMWYAKFIKRIVL, from the exons ACTGTCATCATCTCACCCAAGAGGACATTGTTCGTAACACGACATGGTTTATTCAGACGTGAAGATGCTCAAGTGCTTCagt GTAAACTAGGCAGATTCAGTCGTCAGTCAAGTTCCACTGTCGCTGGAACAGAGAAGAGTGAAGACTCATTTCTGAAGTGGTTTCTCTTGTTGATACCTGCCACCACCTTTTGTCTCGGGACGTGGCAG TTGAAACGCAGGAAGTGGAAGTTGGAGCTTATCCGTGAACTCCAGAGCCTGACAAATTCAGAGCCTATCCCTTTGCCTGTAGA TCCAATGGAAATGAAAGAGCTGGAGTATAGGCGAGTGAAGGTGCGTGGATGTTTTGATCACTCCAAAGAGCTGTACGTCCTGCCCCGCTCCCCTGTGGATCCTGAcagagaggctcgagaggcaggcAGGATTTCTTCCAGCGGGGAGAGTGGTGCTAATGTTATTACACCTTTCTACTGCACCGATCTGGG GATCACCATCTTGGTGAACAGAGGTTATgtccccaaaaataaaattagacCAGAAACCAGGATGAAGGGACAG gtGACTAAGGAAGTGGACCTAGTTGGTGTGGTGCGTTTAACAGAGCAACGGAAACCATTTGTCCCTCAAAATTACGTGGAGGCTAACAAGTGGTACTTTCGTGACCTGGAGGCCATGGCGAAGGTCACTGGTGCTGAGGAGATCTTCATTGATGCAGTGTTTG ACAGCACAATACCTGGTGGACCAATAGGAGGGCAGACTAGAGTGACTTTGAGGAATGAACACATGCAATATGTCATCACATG GTATGGACTGTGTGCTGCTACCTCCTACATGTGGTATGCTAAGTTCATCAAACGTATTGTATTGTAA
- the LOC127636621 gene encoding 60S ribosomal protein L7a-like isoform X2, with protein sequence MATLHSAAASAGHPIQTSEGSPCNQPVHTGSGPPDCYTAVQVGPQIQARDQAGEKRRLLARAEQKAAGKGDVPTKRPPVLRAGVNTVTTLVESKKAQLVIIAHDVDPIELVVFLPALCRKMGVPYCIVKGKARLGRLVHRKTCTSVALTQTNPEDKASLAKLVEAIKTNYNDRYEEIRRHWGGNVLGPKSTARIAKLEKAKAKELATKLG encoded by the exons ATGGCCACGTTACATTCGGCTGCAGCGTCAGCGGGCCATCCTATACAAACGTCTGAAGGTTCCCCCTGCAATCAACCAGTTCACACAGGCTCTGGACCGCCAGACTG CTACACAGCTGTTCAAGTTGGCCCACAAATACAGGCCAGAGACCAAGCAGGAGAAAAACGAAGACTGCTGGCTCGTGCTGAACAGAAGGCTGCTGGAAAGGGAGACGTGCCCACCAAGAGGCCACCAGTCCTCCGTGCAG GTGTGAACACCGTGACCACACTAGTGGAAAGCAAAAAGGCTCAGCTGGTTATTATTGCCCATGATGTGGATCCTATTGAG cTGGTGGTGTTCTTGCCTGCTCTGTGCCGTAAGATGGGTGTCCCATACTGCATCGTGAAAGGCAAGGCCAGACTGGGCAGACTGGTGCACAGAAAGACCTGCACTTCTGTTGCCCTTACACAGACCAACCC CGAAGACAAAGCATCTCTTGCCAAACTGGTGGAGGCCATCAAGACCAACTACAATGACAGATATGAGGAG ATCCGTCGTCACTGGGGAGGTAACGTACTGGGTCCTAAGTCAACCGCTCGCATTGCTAAACTTGAGAAGGCGAAGGCCAAGGAGCTGGCCACTAAACTGGGTTAA
- the LOC127636572 gene encoding surfeit locus protein 1-like isoform X2 yields MSNFRLLLMFSNNTFRAVRGSTVIISPKRTLFVTRHGLFRREDAQVLQCKLGRFSRQSSSTVAGTEKSEDSFLKWFLLLIPATTFCLGTWQLKRRKWKLELIRELQSLTNSEPIPLPVDPMEMKELEYRRVKVRGCFDHSKELYVLPRSPVDPDREAREAGRISSSGESGANVITPFYCTDLGITILVNRGYVPKNKIRPETRMKGQVTKEVDLVGVVRLTEQRKPFVPQNYVEANKWYFRDLEAMAKVTGAEEIFIDAVFDSTIPGGPIGGQTRVTLRNEHMQYVITWYGLCAATSYMWYAKFIKRIVL; encoded by the exons ATGAGCAATTTCAGATTATTGTTGATGTTCTCTAATAACACGTTCAGGGCTGTTCGAGGCAGC ACTGTCATCATCTCACCCAAGAGGACATTGTTCGTAACACGACATGGTTTATTCAGACGTGAAGATGCTCAAGTGCTTCagt GTAAACTAGGCAGATTCAGTCGTCAGTCAAGTTCCACTGTCGCTGGAACAGAGAAGAGTGAAGACTCATTTCTGAAGTGGTTTCTCTTGTTGATACCTGCCACCACCTTTTGTCTCGGGACGTGGCAG TTGAAACGCAGGAAGTGGAAGTTGGAGCTTATCCGTGAACTCCAGAGCCTGACAAATTCAGAGCCTATCCCTTTGCCTGTAGA TCCAATGGAAATGAAAGAGCTGGAGTATAGGCGAGTGAAGGTGCGTGGATGTTTTGATCACTCCAAAGAGCTGTACGTCCTGCCCCGCTCCCCTGTGGATCCTGAcagagaggctcgagaggcaggcAGGATTTCTTCCAGCGGGGAGAGTGGTGCTAATGTTATTACACCTTTCTACTGCACCGATCTGGG GATCACCATCTTGGTGAACAGAGGTTATgtccccaaaaataaaattagacCAGAAACCAGGATGAAGGGACAG gtGACTAAGGAAGTGGACCTAGTTGGTGTGGTGCGTTTAACAGAGCAACGGAAACCATTTGTCCCTCAAAATTACGTGGAGGCTAACAAGTGGTACTTTCGTGACCTGGAGGCCATGGCGAAGGTCACTGGTGCTGAGGAGATCTTCATTGATGCAGTGTTTG ACAGCACAATACCTGGTGGACCAATAGGAGGGCAGACTAGAGTGACTTTGAGGAATGAACACATGCAATATGTCATCACATG GTATGGACTGTGTGCTGCTACCTCCTACATGTGGTATGCTAAGTTCATCAAACGTATTGTATTGTAA
- the LOC127636572 gene encoding surfeit locus protein 1-like isoform X4: MSNFRLLLMFSNNTFRAVRGSTVIISPKRTLFVTRHGLFRREDAQVLQCKLGRFSRQSSSTVAGTEKSEDSFLKWFLLLIPATTFCLGTWQLKRRKWKLELIRELQSLTNSEPIPLPVDPMEMKELEYRRVKVRGCFDHSKELYVLPRSPVDPDREAREAGRISSSGESGANVITPFYCTDLGITILVNRGYVPKNKIRPETRMKGQVTKEVDLVGVVRLTEQRKPFVPQNYVEANKWYFRDLEAMAKVTGAEEIFIDAVFDSTIPGGPIGGQTRVTLRNEHMQYVITWYGLCAATSYMWYAKFIKRIVL, translated from the exons ACTGTCATCATCTCACCCAAGAGGACATTGTTCGTAACACGACATGGTTTATTCAGACGTGAAGATGCTCAAGTGCTTCagt GTAAACTAGGCAGATTCAGTCGTCAGTCAAGTTCCACTGTCGCTGGAACAGAGAAGAGTGAAGACTCATTTCTGAAGTGGTTTCTCTTGTTGATACCTGCCACCACCTTTTGTCTCGGGACGTGGCAG TTGAAACGCAGGAAGTGGAAGTTGGAGCTTATCCGTGAACTCCAGAGCCTGACAAATTCAGAGCCTATCCCTTTGCCTGTAGA TCCAATGGAAATGAAAGAGCTGGAGTATAGGCGAGTGAAGGTGCGTGGATGTTTTGATCACTCCAAAGAGCTGTACGTCCTGCCCCGCTCCCCTGTGGATCCTGAcagagaggctcgagaggcaggcAGGATTTCTTCCAGCGGGGAGAGTGGTGCTAATGTTATTACACCTTTCTACTGCACCGATCTGGG GATCACCATCTTGGTGAACAGAGGTTATgtccccaaaaataaaattagacCAGAAACCAGGATGAAGGGACAG gtGACTAAGGAAGTGGACCTAGTTGGTGTGGTGCGTTTAACAGAGCAACGGAAACCATTTGTCCCTCAAAATTACGTGGAGGCTAACAAGTGGTACTTTCGTGACCTGGAGGCCATGGCGAAGGTCACTGGTGCTGAGGAGATCTTCATTGATGCAGTGTTTG ACAGCACAATACCTGGTGGACCAATAGGAGGGCAGACTAGAGTGACTTTGAGGAATGAACACATGCAATATGTCATCACATG GTATGGACTGTGTGCTGCTACCTCCTACATGTGGTATGCTAAGTTCATCAAACGTATTGTATTGTAA
- the LOC127636621 gene encoding 60S ribosomal protein L7a-like isoform X4 encodes MATLHSAAASAGHPIQTSEGSPCNQPVHTGSGPPDCYTAVQVGPQIQARDQAGEKRRLLARAEQKAAGKGDVPTKRPPVLRAGVNTVTTLVESKKAQLVIIAHDVDPIELVVFLPALCRKMGVPYCIVKGKARLGRLVHRKTCTSVALTQTNPEDKASLAKLVEAIKTNYNDRYEEIRRHWGGNVLGPKSTARIAKLEKAKAKELATKLG; translated from the exons ATGGCCACGTTACATTCGGCTGCAGCGTCAGCGGGCCATCCTATACAAACGTCTGAAGGTTCCCCCTGCAATCAACCAGTTCACACAGGCTCTGGACCGCCAGACTG CTACACAGCTGTTCAAGTTGGCCCACAAATACAGGCCAGAGACCAAGCAGGAGAAAAACGAAGACTGCTGGCTCGTGCTGAACAGAAGGCTGCTGGAAAGGGAGACGTGCCCACCAAGAGGCCACCAGTCCTCCGTGCAG GTGTGAACACCGTGACCACACTAGTGGAAAGCAAAAAGGCTCAGCTGGTTATTATTGCCCATGATGTGGATCCTATTGAG cTGGTGGTGTTCTTGCCTGCTCTGTGCCGTAAGATGGGTGTCCCATACTGCATCGTGAAAGGCAAGGCTAGACTGGGCAGACTGGTGCACAGAAAGACCTGCACTTCTGTTGCCCTCACACAGACCAACCC TGAAGACAAAGCATCTCTTGCCAAACTGGTGGAGGCCATCAAGACCAACTACAATGACAGATATGAGGAG ATCCGTCGTCACTGGGGAGGTAACGTACTGGGTCCTAAGTCAACCGCTCGCATTGCTAAACTTGAGAAGGCGAAGGCCAAGGAGCTGGCCACTAAACTGGGTTAA